The following are encoded together in the Oncorhynchus gorbuscha isolate QuinsamMale2020 ecotype Even-year linkage group LG03, OgorEven_v1.0, whole genome shotgun sequence genome:
- the LOC124031372 gene encoding 28S ribosomal protein S16, mitochondrial-like, whose translation MAGHKQSNRPFYRIVAAYNKRSRDRKYIEQLGSYDPLPNIYNEKLVSINSDRIKYWMGCCAHPTKPVAKLLGLAGFFPLHPMTVTETERHRALAELAEEAAPEDGVKQQQLG comes from the exons ATGGCTGGCCACAAACAGTCTAACAGACCTTTCTACCGCATTGTGGCAGCTTACAACAAGCGATCACGAGACAGGAAATACATAGAACAGCTGGGCTCTTATGACCCCCTGCCAAACATCTACAATGAGAAACTGGTCAGCATCAACTCTGACAGGATCAAGTACTGGATGGGCTGCTGTGCACATCCAACGAAGCCTGTGGCCAAACTTCTAG GACTGGCTGGGTTCTTCCCCCTGCATCCCATGACGGTGACAGAAACAGAGCGTCACAGGGCCCTGGCAGAGCTAGCAGAGGAAGCAGCTCCAGAGGATGGAGTTAAGCAGCAGCAACTTGGATAG